In Glycine soja cultivar W05 chromosome 10, ASM419377v2, whole genome shotgun sequence, the genomic stretch TTAGTATGATCTACATGGATCTGTTTCTATTATCCTTTGTTGACATTACATTTACATAAGCTTGAAATATTATTGCAGGCCAACAACTTGTTGACACGGATGCACCACCACAATGCAATAGAGTAAAGAGAGAAGTTTCATGAAGCaagcaaataaattatttcacttttaaaaaCAAAGGTACAAAAGTTTATTTCATGCCTTAGGGTCACATCTtcatgaaaagaagaaaaaaattatttagaggGATATATTAGAATTAATAGTATGATGTAaaccattttattatttgtcATATTTTGTTATGAAGTTTTCTTATATTAGGAAGATGAGATGATGCAAGCCATTACTTCTTATACGATGGAACCCAATGTTGTTGATTCATGGATCAAATTTGTAGGGAGCACATGGGGTTTTCAAGCTGCACATACAAAGAAAAAGGAGGAGCAGGTCTAGTATGTCATGTAATTTAATACCAATGGACAAACAAATATGATCAAATAAATCTTGAAATATTACAATCTTCAAAGTTGTTATGCAAACCAATTTGTGGCATGGTAGTTCCTCTTATGTTCCTTAAAGTGCATGTTAtcatatattaatattcatattttgtatttttttatcacacaTAAAAGAGTTGAACTAGAGAGACATGGTGATCATTTTGTGAATTTAGTGGTTCATCTTTTGTATTCTTACAAGGTGACAAATCATTCTAGATTAATCATTATCTTTATTATAGTGGATTTGCCTTATCTTTTCTGGACCGACTTGCTTATATGATAggaaaatttgggtttatttgtTACTCAAATAAGAATACTTATGGAGAATTTAAGATCCAGTCAAGGGTATGGTGTCCCGCCTCTCTAAATTGTTTATTGTGTAAAATACCATGCCTCCACCTGTTAATTTATATCAGGTTAGCAATATCAGTAGCACCAGCCAATGAAGGTTTGAAATTAGTgaatccaagaaaaaaaaacttgaagaaGAATACTTAGATATTGAATAtgaggtatttttcttttcaatgtttaatttatatCATTATGTATAGTGAAAATCTGCCATAACTCTCATAGAAGTAAGATAGATTTATTTGTCAGATGACATAATAGGGTGAAATCCAATTGATAGCCTCATCATTATGTATAGTGTATAATTCATAGGTTAATTTTATGCCTTCAAGTTTGAATTTGGTTTTCCCTCCTATTtcccctttaaaaaaaataaaatcacaaagAGCATAGAATagtcaaataatcaaatatagTGGTGGTGAGAAAGtgcattttattaatttgcttTTATGTTTGTTATAATAGCATATATCTAGCATCAAAAGGATATGCAAATATTTCTTCCTATCTTGTTGAACAAGGAGTACATATCAACTATGCAGGTTAGATTTTGAACTTTAAAAACCTAATCATATATAATCTTTTATTGAATATGCttctttagagaaaaaaaatagtgttacaTTTTAAACAAAGTTTTGGGTTATGGAGTTAATCCAAAtgccaaaaattattattaacgtACACCTCTTCACATAGCTGGCCCTAAAGGTTTGTTTACAACGACCAAATTACTTCTAAAAGCAGGAGCAAGTGTTTTATCTAAGGACATGTATGTATGGTGCAAATATTGAGTTAGTAATATTGTTGTCTTATAATTCTTTATAATTGCTTGTTGTGTTCATGTTTGATCAATTGGAGCATcacttattatttataatacaataataatagtTTACTGTCATGTATTGTATTTGGTTTCAATTTTTTCAGAGGTACACTATTTACTTAGTTGTGAATATTATATTAAGGCTCCTCATtcttttatttacttaattagTATTTCTATGCCAATATTTATGAGTTCTAATTTTTTCTACAATTAATGAGGATGTATATGTTATTTGATGGTGAAGATGTTTTGTAGCTCCCTAAATTCTTTCAGCATCTTGGATCAATCCACAAAATATGTGTGAACTTCTTGAGGATGTTAGTGGTGCTACCCTTGGAATTGTTGGTTGTGAAGTTGTAAATAGTTAGACATAAGCTTCTTGTGCAAGTCTACACATGTTaatattatatgtaaaaattgtATAGTATTGTTAATGTAAGGATAATATTTCCATCTAGCCCACATTAAGAGATAACATTGTGTTACAATAACCTCAAAGGTTAATCATGGAAAGTTTTAATtagcaatattttttattttattttttgtttgcaaTGAATAAATGCTAGCGTAGTCATTTATCAAGAATTGGGAAATGATGTATGCGTTGTCTTTGATGTTCCATGCATTTTCGGCATTGGAAACAATGATCCATGCAGGTACAAAGTTTAattagcaaaaataaaaataaaaataaaaataaatacgaCATCGGTTATGTAATGAGAATTGTCTTAGAAACTAGagttttctaagatggttttggcgacaaaactgtcttagaaaacTTAGTTTACAAGATAATTTTCACatgaaaactgtcttagaaaattTGGTATCTAAGACAGTTTTCTCGTGAAAATTGCCTTAGAAAACTATTGCTTCTTAGACGGTTTTGGCCCAAAACCTCTTTAAAATGAGACATCTAAAgggtttttaaatgaaaacggTCTTAGATACCCacatttaaatacaattttcatttaaaaaccatctttaaattctgtctttttaattttctttaaaataaaagctAAATATACAAAGATAACTTGCATTCAAACTGATGTTGAATATgatcttttaagataattttttaaccgTCGTGAAAAGTGTTGAATTTTTACAATATCTATTACAAAGACGTTAAAAATCATTGTCAAAGGAGTAATAACCGTCATAAAAATTATGTCTTGTAGTAGTGAACATGACGAAATCATAAGATATAAGAAAGTTCCAATGTAATTTCTCATTAATGGGAGAGGAAGAATATTGATGTAAGATTACtctaaaataatagtaaaaaaaagattactcttgttcaccccccccccccccccaaaagaaaaatctaaagCCACCCATATAGTACATAAGTAGTACAGAAAAGGAGCTAATCGGACCTCTTGTTTGGGTTGAAAAACAACTAAGGGTCAAAATTTAAACAACGAAAAAGACAAAACAGGTGTAAATTCCAATGAAGTATATAAGCTCCTTGTCCTTTCTCATATTTGCATGCACCATTGTCCCATATGAGACCCCTCTTTACCAACCcaacaaataaattaacaagAAGCATAAATTCGGTCCAGAAGTCAACTTGTGTGTCAAGTAAAACTCAGAGTGCTACTCTGGCATtgctcatattttaaaaaagacaaaaatacccTGACATTGTTGAGTTGGGAAACTAGTTTATCTACATGCACAAGTCAACAATGTTTCCTTTCCTAACAACACAACATTCAAATCACAAAAGAACTTAACACTCCACAATATATATATCTCTCTCTACCTGCACATCAAAAAACATTGACTAAGTAAACTCTTCTAATTAAGTTCAAGGTCTTCAACAACATTCCACAATACAACAACCATGTTCATAATCATGCTTTTGTTGCTCTCTAACTTGATGATCCAACCACAAAGTGGTGCAAGCACTGTAGTTGATCCTAACACTTTCTCCTTTGTTACTTTCACTCCCGAGAGTTGCACCAATGGTGAGTTGCTTTGCATGGGTTCAGCCACCGCTGGAAATGGGTATTTGAGTCTCACCCCAGAGCCACAACAAAGTGGCAATTTAAGTTTATCATTGTCTAACACAACAAACAGTGTTGGAAGGGTTTTGTACCCTCATCCTGTGAAGGTTTGGCCTGCCATTATCTCCACCACATTCACTGTTAGGATCACTCCCTTTTCGGAAAATTCAACCAACGCTGGTGATGGAATGGCATTAGTGTTTGCACAAGATAATAGGCCCTCACCAAATGGCTCTTATCTTGGCATGTTTGATCAGTCTACACAAGGTAAACATAGtatatttatttgttgtatGAAATATCTTGTTTCAAAGTTTTCTGTTTCTGGCCACATATCACCCAATGTATTGGATAagtcaaaagattttttttttatcagaatcTTGATGGGTGATGCAAGTAATACCCATTTCATGCGGCCACACATCATACAACTCAAAGAATAGGAGAGGAGTTCCATAGAAAACACTCATtgattataattgataaaagaTCATGAATGTGTTACAACTTCTAAGCAAGATATGATTAACTAATATCTCTAAAATAAGGGAcatgatttaaaagaaaaaaaacaaattactggttttgtctaaaaaattagaagagttGGAAAAGAAGATGATTAACTAAcacatgtttttattgttttattatataaaaaggaAACGAGGTAAAAATTGTGTAGGCTTGTGTTTTTTCTTGGTGTGTAACACTATTTCTGGATTTTgagtttggtttttttttttggtctgctGGATTTGGAATTTGTGAGTTGTACATATATTGCAACtgcacacataagctcaaatgATTAAACAAGAGCATTCCGAAAACCAACTAAAAGCATAGCgtaagcttctttttttttttccaaatctaAAATTTCAACTAGTACTCATGACCAAAAATAAGATTTGTTTTAACATTTTGAATTGGTTTGTTTCAATGTGTTTAATACTTCAGCAAGATGCATACTATCCCTATGGTTCTGTGAATGAAATTAACTTAGGTTGTCATGACCCCGAGACTCTTCATTCATTAATGTTGctggaaacaaaacaaaacattttagTCTAATGTCTAAACTGAAAATGATGTTGTGTAGGAGGCGGTTTTCAAAAAATAGCTCTGGAGATGGACACTTTCATGAATGAATTTGATCTAGATGGAAACCACATTGGAATAGTCACAACAAGCATAACAAATCCACTTGCATCTGAGAGTCTCAATAGCTCTGGCATTGACCTCAAAAGTGGAAGAGACATTGAGGTCAGAGTTGACTATGATGGATGGAGTAAAATGATTTTTGTCTCTGTGGGATACACTGAGAGCCAATTGAAGAGTGTCCTTAACCATTCAATTAACCTACCTGACATAGTTCCAAGCTCCATTTATGTAGGATTCACAGCCTCCACAGGCAACAACACTTTTCCTGAAAGCCACCAAGTCCTCAATTGGGTATTCACATCAGTGCCACTGCCTATTCTTTCTGTTGAACTCACTAAAGTTGGCACCATCAAGACCATATTGGTAGTTGTCATGGTATGCTTATTTCCTTGCATTTGGATAGCTGCTTCTTTGAGGAGAACATATGTAAGGGCTAAAAAGAAAGGGGATATAGAAAGCCTAACAAAGAAGGCTGCTGATATCCCCAAGGTGTTCACTTACAAGCAACTATCAAGGGCAACATGCAAATTCAGCCAGGAAAATCTTTTGGGAAAAGGTGCATTTGGTAGTGTTTATAGAGGCATCATATTGGACTCTGGAAAAACTGTAGCAGTAAAGAAGATTTCAGCAACTTCTAAGCAAGGTATGTTTTGGTAAATACCACACCTCAAGAAAAGATACTAATAACTGCAATAGATAATGTTGCCATTTAAAAGACTGAGAAAGTGTTCtagtgatgtgtcattatttaaGGTTGGAGGGCAAGTGTGAGTAAGAATTCCCATATAGGTTAGGAATGGTCAAATTGAGCAACATATAAATGATAGGGGCCTACAAACTGTCTTTAGCCCTTAAGATTTTGGGTTGAAAGTGATGTCAAGTTCATTTGTGTGACTGGCTCGTGGTTCATTGATAGGGATCTCCCTTTGAATTTGGAACAAGTGACTTGAATCCATTTTGGCCAACTAGCCAAAAACTATATGCATGGATATGGATTCCATGATTTTGAACCTACTTAAAGTAGTTGCACCTTATTTATTACACCTTCCATAATCTCCCTAAGATTTTGGTTTTCTTCTATTCTTGACCATTTTGTTTTCCCTTGTTTCTTTGGTTGTGTATACAGGTGAAAGAGAGTTCTTAGCTGAAATATGTACCATAGGGCGTCTTAGGCACAAAAACTTAGTGAAGCTCCAAGGCTGGTGCAGCGAAGGTGAGAATCTTCTCTTGGTTTATGATTACATGCAAAATGGAAGCCTTGATCACTTCATAGGCAAGGGCAGTCTGAACTGGCAAACCAGGCACAAGATATTGACAGGATTGGCATCAGCATTACTTTACCTTCATGAAGAGTGTGGAAACCCTTTTGTTCACAGAGATGTTAAGCCTAACAACGTCATGCTGGACTCTAATCACAATGCTCATTTAGGAGATTTTGGACTAGCAAGGTTACTCAAAAATGAAGGTTCAGTGACTACAAATCTAAATGGAACTCTAGGATATTTGGCTCCTGAACTAAGCTTTACCGGGAGAGCTACACCGGAATCAGATGTGTATAGCTTTGGCATGGTAGTTCTTGAAGTCATATGTGGGAAAAGGTTAAACTGGCTTAAGCAAGGGAATAGTTTTGTAGATTCCGTATGGAATTTGCATGCTCAAAATGCGTTGCTTGAGTGTGTTGACCAACGACTAGAGAACAAATTCGATGAGGAAGAAGCAAAAAGGGCATTGATGGTTGGTTTGGCTTGTTTGCATCCTGATTCCATGTTCAGGCCAAGGATGAGAAAAGCGGTGAACATTTTTCAGAGCCCAAATGAACCTTTAATGGAATTACCTGGAGTGAGGCCTACTGGAGTTTATGTATCAGTTTCTTCTAGTTCATCATCAGCCTCCAACTCTAGCTCTAGAGGTGAGTTACAGATCCAATTATCCAGAAAATCATCGGATGGAAAATTCAATTATGTGTGAAGTATGATCAGCAGTAACATCATTTGCAACTACATGCCAGTGATCATTGTCTATGATTACTTACCAGCAAGGTTTTTGGAGCCTCTGCGAACGAAATTTCAGCTGCATTTGTCCACAATTTTCCAGATTATCAAAGATCGCGACGAAACCACAACCTCGAGTGTGACTGCCATTCACCACCAAGTAGTAAATTGGGGaagataattatcatttttatttcctaaattcaatttgaatacATTGACTATTCTATTAAAGACAAAACAAGATTCTTTGGAAAGAATTACAagtaggaaaaatattttcatagaaACAAATTTGAATTGTGTATAATCTGCATTTGCATTGACATCCATGTCTATGTATGAGGCATCTTGAGTTTGAGTTTTTACTTGATGTATAAAGTTGACAGAGTTTTTACTTGATTACTTTTAGTGctcaaaatttcactaaaatcTAATGTTATACCCCTTCATTctgattcaattttatttacttcCTAGCTTTTCTCTTCCTATATGCTTATATGATTTTATACATTGCACGTGGGCAACACAATATCAAGGAGTTGCAGTACAAAGCAAGTCAGAATTTAGACGCATTTGGGGGGGGTCAATTTTCTCTTGCAACATTATGCTTTCAATAAACCTATAAGGCTAAAAATGGTCATGCAGAGACTTGTCCTCAAGTTACAACCTTGTATGTAACTTGTAAacaagaaataagaaaatagcATAATGATAAATTAACAAAGGAAATAGAGGATCAAGGTAATGATAaaacatcaaatcaaataaatgcGGAAGCATGTTTGGTACTTGACATTGAACAAGGCTATAAATGATTATTGCTTTCTTTGTGGGTCAGGGTAGTTCTTTCATATATTACTTGGATGAAGCATTGAACAAGGCTATAAATGGTCATTGCTTGCTTTGTGAGTTAGAGACTCATGGTAGCATTTTCATATAGTACTTGTCTGAGCATTTTGCAGGTGTTATTTCAAAGAAACAATAGCATATTTTTGTCAGttacttttagaaattttttgcaaACTAAGTGATTAAGTCTCTAAATTTAAGCATTACCAAATACTCATAAACTAGTACTTAATGTGTCAAATATGTATAAAGTAATTTGTGTCAATAGTTATCTTCAAGCCTTAATAAGATGGAGATCACCAAGATGCTGGTCCCCATGCTAAGAAGCCTATGCATAGCATCACCAATGGTCCTAGAAAGTTTGGTCAGTGTATTGATATCAAATCTTTTAATCAATGACTTCAACCACATGAAGCAGTTTCAAAATCGTAGTCATGAAGTTACCTCCTCAACAGCCGCCAGTGTGTTAACTCATTCTTTCAAAGATGCTTCCGGTTTGGTAGATTAGGAATCACCTGCTTAAAATGATGCATTCAGTTTGCCTATTGATCAGTTCTAGTTTTTCATAACAACAAAATTTATGCAGCATATTAAACCTTAACATACACTAGTTTGTTCTTTGTAACTTAGGCATTCGGGTATCACTTCTCTTTAGTGTATTGGTTccaatttttaagtttaatttgagaATAACAAACAAGAGGTGGTATTTAACTATAGAACCATGCAAAGTACAAATTTCTGGCAACAAATGAGATACAAAGCAGGTTATGTGACAGCTGATACCAATTCCCAGTTTCGCACAAATTAAATCACTAGTTTCAAAAGATAAGCGGCCTCACAGACAAAACTATAACAAACAATGCTCATTCATCTTTTAATACATCATTTAGAGTTCCAATCCAATTTGCAATTTATCATAGCAGAGAAACTATGCAAAGAACAATTTGAGCTAACCGTATTTATGTAAAAGTGTCCGGTGTATTTGACAAGACAATTagatatcttttaatttattagttttaaaataaatattatatttgattaaaattataaaatttattaataatggtttaaaaatcatgaatgaaagagaaaaaatggaaaatatatGGTCTCAAattcttacttttaattttctttatacgagattgaaattgaaaagaaataaagtttcataggatttgacattttttagtCAACATTAATATAAGAGAGCACATTTTGTAAATCAATCTATTTGTTAGGGAATGTAaatctaatttattttgttagtaaattattttttgtacatATTAAGTGGTTACCAAAATACGAAAAAAAccataatatatacaaataaactCTCAAATATTTTAAGTAGAAAATAACAATTTGAGAGCTTTATCGATCATTAATTATTCTCGTTAAGAAATTCGAACATTTATATAGtaataatattctttattttttttcatcattggATTCCTATCTAACTATACATGACatgaagaataagaaaaaaaggattATAGGTTTTTCTTGCTTGCGctggattttgaaatatttttaaaattttctctatCTTAACATCTTTAACcagtgaataaaaaaataaacatatcaaATTATCAAAGGAAATGTCCTCTCAATGCTATGAGAGTCACATCGAATATGAATTTAACGGTTTCATGACATTTCATGATATTTTAAATCTAGTTTACGTTCCACAAACAATCCAACCCTTGAATATTTTTAGTAAAGTTCTTATTTTTCAAccactttttttattcataaaatttaattccgagatcttataaaaaaatcgaGCCTATCACTCATACCATCAATCACCCAACGAGGTACAAAAATCAACATGTGTAGTTTTAAACAACCCCATAATgttactctaaaaaaaaaaaaaactactcctATAATGTTTGAGTACGAATTGGTTCTGACTTCTGAACCTAACActataaattaaagaatttgtGCA encodes the following:
- the LOC114371638 gene encoding probable L-type lectin-domain containing receptor kinase S.5 produces the protein MFIIMLLLLSNLMIQPQSGASTVVDPNTFSFVTFTPESCTNGELLCMGSATAGNGYLSLTPEPQQSGNLSLSLSNTTNSVGRVLYPHPVKVWPAIISTTFTVRITPFSENSTNAGDGMALVFAQDNRPSPNGSYLGMFDQSTQGGGFQKIALEMDTFMNEFDLDGNHIGIVTTSITNPLASESLNSSGIDLKSGRDIEVRVDYDGWSKMIFVSVGYTESQLKSVLNHSINLPDIVPSSIYVGFTASTGNNTFPESHQVLNWVFTSVPLPILSVELTKVGTIKTILVVVMVCLFPCIWIAASLRRTYVRAKKKGDIESLTKKAADIPKVFTYKQLSRATCKFSQENLLGKGAFGSVYRGIILDSGKTVAVKKISATSKQGEREFLAEICTIGRLRHKNLVKLQGWCSEGENLLLVYDYMQNGSLDHFIGKGSLNWQTRHKILTGLASALLYLHEECGNPFVHRDVKPNNVMLDSNHNAHLGDFGLARLLKNEGSVTTNLNGTLGYLAPELSFTGRATPESDVYSFGMVVLEVICGKRLNWLKQGNSFVDSVWNLHAQNALLECVDQRLENKFDEEEAKRALMVGLACLHPDSMFRPRMRKAVNIFQSPNEPLMELPGVRPTGVYVSVSSSSSSASNSSSRVIIVYDYLPARFLEPLRTKFQLHLSTIFQIIKDRDETTTSSVTAIHHQVVNWGR